The following are from one region of the Verrucomicrobiota bacterium genome:
- a CDS encoding NUDIX hydrolase translates to MAWIEDPDRNVLLVRQSAGLKCWTLPGGKVKRGEALIKALKREVYEETGLRVQIGSLLGVLDRRDKDAITLLFVAVVTSGAPKVKRKQREIKEVSFQAALPEKASPSAKYFWSSRRAAPGNEGLLTSLENA, encoded by the coding sequence ATGGCCTGGATCGAGGATCCGGATCGAAATGTTCTCTTGGTTCGGCAAAGTGCGGGTTTGAAATGCTGGACGTTGCCTGGCGGGAAGGTCAAACGGGGTGAAGCGCTCATCAAGGCCTTGAAGCGGGAAGTTTACGAGGAAACGGGCTTGCGCGTGCAGATCGGTTCACTGCTCGGGGTGCTTGACCGGCGCGATAAGGATGCGATCACCCTGTTGTTTGTGGCAGTCGTAACCAGTGGAGCCCCTAAGGTGAAACGTAAACAGAGGGAAATTAAGGAAGTGAGTTTTCAGGCGGCGCTGCCCGAGAAAGCCTCGCCCTCGGCCAAATACTTTTGGTCATCCCGGCGCGCGGCTCCGGGCAACGAGGGGCTCTTGACGTCCCTCGAGAACGCGTAA